One Edaphobacter flagellatus genomic region harbors:
- a CDS encoding GyrI-like domain-containing protein: MITTPEIVESPAQKIAFIHVTVPRAEIMQAMQAGLAELGNVLKTQGVAPTGPWFTYHFRRPAETFDYRICFPIDKDIKPEGRVEQGELSAAGVVRAVYSGNYTGLGAAWGELMSWIDANDLNSREDLWERYLVGPDSSAHPEEWRTELNRPLA, translated from the coding sequence ATGATTACGACACCCGAGATTGTTGAATCGCCCGCACAGAAGATCGCATTCATCCATGTCACAGTTCCGCGCGCAGAGATCATGCAGGCGATGCAGGCCGGGCTGGCGGAGCTGGGCAATGTGCTCAAGACGCAGGGCGTCGCGCCTACAGGGCCGTGGTTCACCTATCACTTCCGCCGCCCGGCGGAGACCTTCGACTATCGCATCTGCTTCCCGATTGATAAAGACATCAAGCCAGAGGGCCGTGTCGAGCAGGGCGAGCTTTCCGCTGCCGGCGTGGTCCGCGCGGTCTACAGTGGCAATTACACGGGCCTGGGTGCGGCATGGGGCGAGCTGATGTCGTGGATCGACGCAAACGACCTGAACAGCCGTGAAGACCTCTGGGAGCGTTACCTCGTCGGGCCCGACTCCAGTGCGCATCCCGAGGAGTGGCGTACGGAGTTGAACCGTCCCCTGGCTTGA